In Saccharothrix syringae, the following are encoded in one genomic region:
- a CDS encoding acyl-CoA dehydrogenase family protein, protein MDFGLDGEQREIRDWVRTFVRREVAPLEQEVLRRERLGQPGLTRDELKELQDKAKAAGFFGTLTPQEYGGMGLSAVMAALVEAELGRSFVPFRFGGYADNILFHGNEEQKQRYLLPTISGERISCFAITEPGAGSDAKAIRTSARKEGGDWVINGEKTFITQGNEADFVMVFAVTDREKGADGGVTCFLVDRDMGWKSEPIQTMGQWGPAALVFDNVRVPEENVLGEVGKGFHLAMQWIGQGRYLLPARAIGSCERLVEMALEQANNRVTFGQPIASYQAIQWMIADSAVEIEALRWLVLHAAWLVDQGVDSRHAQSMAKLYGGIKANEIVDRVLQIHGGMGYTRELPVERWYRELRLLRIYEGTDEIQRRTIARNLLKGHAKVTGSLG, encoded by the coding sequence ATGGATTTCGGGCTCGACGGGGAGCAGCGGGAGATCCGCGACTGGGTGCGGACGTTCGTCCGCCGGGAGGTGGCGCCCCTGGAGCAGGAGGTGCTGCGCCGGGAACGCCTCGGGCAGCCGGGCCTGACCCGGGACGAGCTCAAGGAGCTCCAGGACAAGGCCAAGGCCGCGGGCTTCTTCGGCACCCTGACGCCGCAGGAGTACGGCGGCATGGGCCTGAGCGCGGTGATGGCCGCGCTGGTGGAGGCCGAGCTGGGCCGCAGCTTCGTGCCGTTCCGGTTCGGCGGCTACGCGGACAACATCCTGTTCCACGGCAACGAGGAGCAGAAGCAGCGCTACCTGCTGCCCACCATCTCCGGCGAGCGGATCTCGTGCTTCGCGATCACCGAACCGGGCGCGGGCTCCGACGCCAAGGCCATCCGCACCTCCGCCCGCAAGGAAGGCGGCGACTGGGTGATCAACGGCGAGAAGACGTTCATCACGCAGGGCAACGAGGCCGACTTCGTGATGGTGTTCGCGGTGACCGACCGGGAGAAGGGCGCGGACGGCGGCGTCACGTGCTTCCTGGTCGACCGGGACATGGGCTGGAAGTCCGAGCCCATCCAGACCATGGGCCAGTGGGGCCCGGCAGCGCTGGTGTTCGACAACGTGCGCGTGCCCGAGGAGAACGTCCTCGGCGAGGTCGGCAAGGGCTTCCACCTGGCCATGCAGTGGATCGGCCAGGGCCGCTACCTGCTGCCCGCGCGGGCCATCGGCTCCTGCGAGCGGCTGGTGGAGATGGCGCTGGAGCAGGCGAACAACCGGGTGACGTTCGGCCAGCCCATCGCGTCCTACCAGGCGATCCAGTGGATGATCGCCGACTCGGCCGTGGAGATCGAGGCGCTGCGGTGGCTCGTGCTGCACGCGGCGTGGCTGGTGGACCAGGGCGTGGACTCCCGGCACGCGCAGAGCATGGCCAAGCTGTACGGCGGCATCAAGGCCAACGAGATCGTCGACCGGGTGCTCCAGATCCACGGCGGCATGGGGTACACGCGGGAGCTGCCGGTCGAGCGCTGGTACCGCGAGCTGCGGCTGCTGCGCATCTACGAGGGCACGGACGAGATCCAGCGCCGCACGATCGCGCGCAACCTGCTCAAGGGGCACGCGAAGGTGACCGGCAGCCTGGGCTGA
- a CDS encoding acyl-CoA dehydrogenase family protein has product MDLRISDEHRQLRELAHRFTEERIVPHAARWDRDEAIDRDLVPALGEVGFLGLGVAEEHGGSGGDNLAYCLVLEEVARGDSAVRGIISVSLGLVAKTIAGHGTDAQRERWLPGLCAGRLLGCFGLTEPGTGSDAASLATRAVRDGDDWVITGRKVFITNGTWADVALVFARTGGPGPRGITAFLVPTDSPGFTATEIRGKLGMRGQATAELGLDGVRVPDGHRLGEEGTGFRIAMAALDRGRMSVAAGCVGAARGALEAALGYAKQREQFGKPIAGFQLVQELLADMAVETDAARLLTWRCADLADRGEPFGTEASMAKLYASEAAVRVANNAIQVFGGYGYVDEYPVGKYLRDTRVTTLYEGTSQIQKLLIGRALTGINAFA; this is encoded by the coding sequence GTGGATCTGCGCATCTCCGACGAGCACCGGCAGCTGAGGGAGCTGGCCCACCGGTTCACCGAGGAGCGGATCGTCCCGCACGCGGCGCGCTGGGACCGCGACGAGGCGATCGACCGCGACCTCGTGCCCGCGCTCGGCGAGGTGGGTTTCCTGGGCCTGGGCGTCGCCGAGGAGCACGGCGGCTCGGGCGGCGACAACCTGGCGTACTGCCTGGTCCTGGAGGAGGTCGCGCGCGGCGACTCGGCCGTGCGCGGGATCATCTCGGTCTCCCTCGGCCTGGTCGCCAAGACCATCGCCGGGCACGGCACCGACGCCCAGCGGGAGCGCTGGCTGCCCGGCCTGTGCGCGGGCCGCCTGCTGGGCTGCTTCGGCCTCACCGAACCCGGCACGGGCTCGGACGCGGCCTCGCTGGCCACCAGGGCGGTCCGGGACGGCGACGACTGGGTGATCACCGGCCGCAAGGTGTTCATCACCAACGGCACGTGGGCCGACGTCGCCCTGGTCTTCGCCCGGACGGGCGGTCCCGGCCCGAGGGGCATCACCGCGTTCCTCGTGCCGACCGACTCGCCCGGCTTCACCGCCACCGAGATCCGCGGCAAGCTGGGCATGCGCGGTCAGGCCACCGCCGAGCTGGGCCTCGACGGCGTCCGCGTCCCCGACGGGCACCGGCTCGGCGAGGAGGGCACCGGCTTCCGGATCGCCATGGCGGCCCTGGACCGCGGCCGCATGTCCGTGGCCGCGGGGTGCGTGGGCGCCGCGCGCGGCGCGCTGGAGGCCGCCCTGGGCTACGCCAAGCAGCGCGAGCAGTTCGGCAAGCCCATCGCGGGCTTCCAGCTCGTGCAGGAGCTGCTGGCGGACATGGCCGTGGAGACCGACGCCGCCCGCCTGCTCACCTGGCGGTGCGCCGACCTGGCCGACCGCGGCGAGCCGTTCGGCACGGAGGCGTCCATGGCCAAGCTCTACGCCAGCGAGGCGGCCGTCCGGGTGGCCAACAACGCCATCCAGGTCTTCGGCGGCTACGGCTACGTCGACGAGTACCCGGTGGGCAAGTACTTGCGCGACACCCGGGTCACGACCCTCTACGAGGGCACCAGCCAGATCCAGAAACTGCTCATCGGCCGGGCGCTGACCGGCATCAACGCGTTCGCGTAG
- a CDS encoding TetR family transcriptional regulator, with the protein MPRNPILSASRIRAAALHIIDRDGLDGLSMRKLASELGVQAASLYGHVSTKDDLLHEVAAEILEKVDVSGFEGGDWCSGLRSAARSYRAALAQHPNIVPFLAYGPAHREASLRRLDVVHGGLVAGGWSRREATMIAAGLMYLVFGAALSSFSSGFSEDQALYRDRYPNLDKAHLLPGVAQELDHDSFELTLDAFVTGLVARAPG; encoded by the coding sequence ATGCCGAGGAACCCGATCCTGAGCGCCTCGCGCATCCGGGCCGCCGCCCTCCACATCATCGACCGGGACGGGCTGGACGGCCTCTCGATGCGCAAACTGGCCTCCGAGCTGGGCGTGCAGGCGGCCTCGCTGTACGGGCACGTGAGCACCAAGGACGACCTGCTGCACGAGGTCGCGGCCGAGATCCTGGAGAAGGTCGACGTGTCCGGCTTCGAGGGCGGCGACTGGTGCAGCGGCCTGCGCAGCGCGGCGCGGTCCTACCGGGCGGCGCTGGCCCAGCACCCCAACATCGTGCCGTTCCTGGCCTACGGGCCCGCGCACCGCGAGGCGTCCCTGCGCAGGCTGGACGTCGTGCACGGCGGCCTGGTGGCCGGCGGCTGGTCGCGGCGCGAGGCCACCATGATCGCGGCGGGCCTGATGTACCTGGTGTTCGGCGCGGCCCTGTCGTCGTTCTCCAGCGGCTTCTCCGAGGACCAGGCCCTCTACCGGGACCGGTACCCGAACCTGGACAAGGCCCACCTGCTGCCCGGCGTGGCGCAGGAGCTGGACCACGACAGCTTCGAGCTGACCCTGGACGCGTTCGTCACCGGGCTGGTGGCGCGAGCGCCCGGCTGA